One genomic segment of Brassica napus cultivar Da-Ae chromosome A3, Da-Ae, whole genome shotgun sequence includes these proteins:
- the LOC106437692 gene encoding uncharacterized protein LOC106437692 isoform X1, with translation MIHQALALPRLAHPFLTRGFGSNGGVFLHQSRTKNQGVAFSAADDDRFASSKSIQTSYCSYRKVVEHVCLLKAKQSLLSEEKEKDMLDYLYTSQYQMRGIVAISVGSIGDKSSGDFTHALFVRFQRKEDLEMFYENPLFLKVLNEHVTPFCHGLTNVDYESEVEDDILSIFRKGEEYNYGEEFVLLVTFAKNASEKNIKDAMDSFAQLTSSLPSLIVQSTQGSNFNNSSKEFTHAAVVRFRSFDAMEIFVEGREYKDMWRSQFEPFVEKSVALHFSVDPVGTDVM, from the exons ATGATCCATCAAGCTTTGGCTCTCCCCCGTTTGGCTCACCCATTTCTCACTAGAG GATTTGGGTCTAATGGAGGCGTGTTTCTCCATCAGTCCCGAACAAAGAACCAAGGAGTAGCATTTTCAGCTGCTGATGATGATCGATTCGCCAGTTCCAAGTCGATTCAGACAAG CTACTGCTCTTATAGGAAAGTAGTGGAGCATGTGTGTTTACTGAAAGCGAAGCAGAGTTTGTTGTCTGAGGAGAAGGAAAAAGATATGCTTGACTATCTTTACACTTCTCAGTACCAAATGAGAGGCATTGTCGCTATCTCTGTAG GTAGCATTGGTGATAAAAGCAGTGGAGACTTCACACACGCTCTCTTTGTGCGGTTCCAGAGGAAGGAAGACCTTGAGATGTTCTATGAGAACCCTCTCTTCTTGAAAGTTCTCAACGAACATGTAACACCATTCTGCCAT GGGCTAACTAATGTGGACTATGAGTCAGAGGTTGAAGATGACATCCTTTCAATATTCCGAAAGGGCGAG GAGTACAACTACGGCGAGGAGTTTGTTCTTCTGGTTACTTTTGCCAAGAACGCTTCAGAGAAGAACATTAAAGATGCAATGGATTCTTTTGCGCAGCTAACTTCATCTCTTCCATCTTTAATTGTTCAGTCCACACAAG GCTCAAACTTTAACAACAGCAGTAAGGAATTCACACATGCAGCAGTAGTTCGATTCCGTTCCT TTGACGCCATGGAGATTTTCGTTGAGGGCAGAGAGTATAAAGAT ATGTGGAGGTCTCAGTTCGAGCCGTTCGTAGAGAAATCAGTAGCTCTTCATTTCTCTGTGGATCCCGTGGGTACAGACGTCATGTGA
- the LOC106437692 gene encoding uncharacterized protein LOC106437692 isoform X2 — protein sequence MIHQALALPRLAHPFLTRGFGSNGGVFLHQSRTKNQGVAFSAADDDRFASSKSIQTRKVVEHVCLLKAKQSLLSEEKEKDMLDYLYTSQYQMRGIVAISVGSIGDKSSGDFTHALFVRFQRKEDLEMFYENPLFLKVLNEHVTPFCHGLTNVDYESEVEDDILSIFRKGEEYNYGEEFVLLVTFAKNASEKNIKDAMDSFAQLTSSLPSLIVQSTQGSNFNNSSKEFTHAAVVRFRSFDAMEIFVEGREYKDMWRSQFEPFVEKSVALHFSVDPVGTDVM from the exons ATGATCCATCAAGCTTTGGCTCTCCCCCGTTTGGCTCACCCATTTCTCACTAGAG GATTTGGGTCTAATGGAGGCGTGTTTCTCCATCAGTCCCGAACAAAGAACCAAGGAGTAGCATTTTCAGCTGCTGATGATGATCGATTCGCCAGTTCCAAGTCGATTCAGACAAG GAAAGTAGTGGAGCATGTGTGTTTACTGAAAGCGAAGCAGAGTTTGTTGTCTGAGGAGAAGGAAAAAGATATGCTTGACTATCTTTACACTTCTCAGTACCAAATGAGAGGCATTGTCGCTATCTCTGTAG GTAGCATTGGTGATAAAAGCAGTGGAGACTTCACACACGCTCTCTTTGTGCGGTTCCAGAGGAAGGAAGACCTTGAGATGTTCTATGAGAACCCTCTCTTCTTGAAAGTTCTCAACGAACATGTAACACCATTCTGCCAT GGGCTAACTAATGTGGACTATGAGTCAGAGGTTGAAGATGACATCCTTTCAATATTCCGAAAGGGCGAG GAGTACAACTACGGCGAGGAGTTTGTTCTTCTGGTTACTTTTGCCAAGAACGCTTCAGAGAAGAACATTAAAGATGCAATGGATTCTTTTGCGCAGCTAACTTCATCTCTTCCATCTTTAATTGTTCAGTCCACACAAG GCTCAAACTTTAACAACAGCAGTAAGGAATTCACACATGCAGCAGTAGTTCGATTCCGTTCCT TTGACGCCATGGAGATTTTCGTTGAGGGCAGAGAGTATAAAGAT ATGTGGAGGTCTCAGTTCGAGCCGTTCGTAGAGAAATCAGTAGCTCTTCATTTCTCTGTGGATCCCGTGGGTACAGACGTCATGTGA
- the LOC106443438 gene encoding CCR4-NOT transcription complex subunit 9-like — MVNLPDSLYEDYTISRVNLPSALASTVPPSPDIRMIIKWVNDLHNNIPSTFDFALQNLTIHRKNFEILPRLLWKSHFTVAMLLQEILKIYPLTSRPVYSQNWMHLRVYNILLLFQCITHYPETRNCFLKADMQYYFYPLMDINVTDPRLECLRIGALGVIAHMLRPPVDPAAVCYLVNTSCLQHCTKAIEIGSTESKTIAVFIINKILSTGEGLQYCCVLPDRFFFIDGLLKRLLMYLTTMARPCPSLFNLLVGCYTSLSYKPRARRGLRRYLPDMLFNNTFASLLAADPAAERNRRELIKNLEMKTQPEKNRFTK; from the exons ATGGTGAATCTACCAGATTCCCTTTACGAAGACTACACTATATCCAGGGTGAATCTTCCCTCTGCTCTAGCCTCCACCGTCCCACCTTCACCGGACATAAGAATGATTATTAAGTGGGTCAATGATCTTCATAATAATATCCCATCCACCTTCGATTTCGCGCTGCAGAATCTCACCATT CACAGGAAAAATTTCGAGATCTTGCCTCGGCTTTTATGGAAATCTCATTTTACAGTGGCCATGCTGTTGCAG GAGATCTTGAAAATCTACCCACTCACCTCACGTCCAGTTTACTCACAGAACTGGATGCACCTTCGAGTGTACAACATTTTGCTTTTGTTCCAG TGCATAACTCATTACCCGGAGACAAGAAACTGCTTTCTTAAGG CTGATatgcaatactatttctatccTTTGATGGACATTAATGTCACCGATCCGCGTCTTGAATGCCTAAGGATTGGTGCATTGGGTGTCATTGCTCATATGTTGAGGCCG CCTGTAGACCCAGCTGCTGTTTGTTACCTTGTGAACACAAGTTGTTTACAACATTGCACAAAAGCCATCGAGATTGGCTCAACAGAATCAAAAACA ATTGCTGTATTCATAATTAACAAGATTCTGTCCACTGGTGAGGGGCTTCAGTACTGCTGCGTCTTGCCTGATCGTTTTTTCTTCATAGACGGTCTCCTGAAAAGGCTGCTTATGTATCTTACCACCATGGCCAGACCTTGTCCCAGCTTGTTCAATCTTCTTGTTGGCTGCTACACCAGTCTCTCCTACAAGCCCAG GGCTCGAAGGGGACTAAGGCGTTACCTTCCTGACATGCTGTTCAACAACACCTTTGCTAGTTTACTTGCT GCGGACCCAGCAGCTGAGAGGAATCGTCGGGAGCTGATTAAGAATCTGGAAATGAAAACTCAGCCAGAAAAGAACAGGTTTACTaagtaa